A window of Acidobacteriota bacterium contains these coding sequences:
- a CDS encoding 4Fe-4S dicluster domain-containing protein, producing the protein MPQIVIDPERCKGCELCVQACPQKILGMARDINSKGYFYARMQEQKRCIGCRLCCITCPDVAIEMRVHGTLYHYFAY; encoded by the coding sequence GTGCCCCAGATCGTGATCGACCCCGAGCGCTGCAAGGGGTGCGAACTCTGCGTGCAGGCCTGCCCCCAGAAGATCCTCGGAATGGCCCGGGACATCAACTCCAAGGGCTACTTCTACGCGAGGATGCAGGAGCAGAAGCGCTGCATCGGGTGCCGCCTCTGCTGCATCACCTGCCCCGACGTGGCCATCGAAATGCGCGTCCACGGAACCCTGTACCACTACTTCGCCTATTAG
- a CDS encoding 3-methyl-2-oxobutanoate dehydrogenase subunit VorB: MAKKLMKGSEAIGEAAIQAGCRLFFGYPITPQNEIPEYMSHRLPQVGGTFVQAESEVAASNMLYGAAGSGERVFTSSSSPGISLMQEAISYLAGSELPCVVVNIMRAGPGLGGILPSQSDYFQATKGGGHGDYRLLVLAPWSVQEAADLVQDAFDLADYYRNPVLVLGDGLIGQMMEPVEFRSGRVPCKPIPPKDWAATGCKGGRPTNIINSLFLDPEVLEKHNQKLTKKYAAMVRDELRWKEYGTDGEYDVLVVAYGTVARVCSTAIEDLGAEGVKAAMVRPVTLFPFPYEQVRRAAQKAKAVLVVELSTGQMVEDVQLALLGTRPVHFFGRQGGMLATPEEVADRIRAIADGRSGEVAHG, encoded by the coding sequence ATGGCCAAGAAACTGATGAAGGGCTCGGAGGCCATCGGCGAAGCCGCCATCCAGGCGGGATGCCGGCTGTTCTTCGGCTACCCCATCACGCCCCAAAACGAGATCCCGGAGTACATGTCCCACCGCCTGCCCCAGGTGGGCGGTACCTTCGTGCAGGCGGAGAGCGAGGTGGCGGCCTCCAACATGCTGTACGGCGCGGCGGGGAGCGGGGAGCGGGTGTTCACCTCTTCGAGCTCCCCGGGCATCTCCCTCATGCAGGAGGCCATCTCCTACCTCGCCGGCAGCGAGCTTCCGTGCGTCGTGGTGAACATCATGCGCGCGGGGCCCGGGCTGGGAGGCATCCTCCCGAGCCAGTCGGACTACTTCCAGGCCACGAAGGGGGGCGGCCACGGCGATTACCGGCTCCTCGTGCTGGCCCCCTGGTCGGTGCAGGAGGCCGCGGACCTGGTTCAGGACGCCTTCGACCTGGCGGACTACTACCGGAACCCCGTCCTGGTGCTCGGGGACGGGCTCATCGGCCAGATGATGGAGCCCGTGGAGTTCCGGTCCGGCCGGGTCCCTTGCAAGCCCATCCCGCCCAAGGACTGGGCGGCCACCGGGTGCAAGGGCGGCCGCCCCACCAACATCATCAACTCCCTCTTCCTGGACCCGGAGGTCCTCGAAAAGCACAACCAGAAGCTCACGAAGAAGTACGCCGCCATGGTTCGGGACGAGCTCCGGTGGAAGGAGTACGGGACGGATGGGGAGTACGACGTCCTCGTGGTGGCCTACGGGACCGTGGCGAGGGTCTGCTCCACGGCCATCGAGGACCTGGGCGCGGAGGGCGTGAAGGCCGCCATGGTTCGGCCCGTTACGCTCTTCCCGTTCCCCTACGAACAGGTCCGCCGCGCCGCCCAGAAGGCCAAGGCCGTGCTCGTCGTGGAGCTCTCCACCGGCCAGATGGTGGAGGACGTCCAGCTCGCCCTGCTGGGAACGCGGCCCGTCCACTTCTTCGGGCGCCAGGGCGGGATGCTGGCCACCCCCGAGGAGGTGGCC